CTCGGAATGGATTGCAGAACCTCAATGACGCGCTGAACGACCAGATCGACCTTTCCGCCATAATAGCCCGCGATGCCGCCGATGACGATTCCGAGCACGAAACTGAAAGCAATGCCCAAAAGCCCGATGGTCAGCGAGATCCGCGCGCCGTAGAGAATCCGCGACAACATATCCCTGCCAAGCCGGTCAGTGCCAAGCAGGAACAGTTCTCCGTCTTCCGCGGGGCAGAAGAGGTGGAAACTTCCGTCAACCAATCCCCAAAACCGGTAGGAATCTCCGCTGCAGAAAAACCGGATCCGCTGAATGTCGGATGTGTCGTCGGTGTAAACGCGGCGAAGGTTTTCCATGTCCAGCGACATGGTCCGTCCGTAGGTGAACGGCCCGACAAACTCGCCCTCATGGAACAGGTGAATACCTTGCGGCGGCGCATGAATGAACTCGGTGTTGCGCGTGTGCAGGTTGTAGGGAGCAAGAAACTCCGCAATCACGATCATGCCGTAAAGCACCGCCAGAAAAATGGCGGAGACCAGGGCCAATCTATGGCGCTTGAACTTCCACCACATCAGACGCAGCTGAGAGGCGCGGTGAACTTTTTCCTGCTCCGACGTCATGGCTTCGAATGAATGCGGGTCGAACGGAGCCGTGGAGACAAAATGCTCGAGCGGCGCACCTGAGGGAGGAAGGGATGTGCTCACTTTGTGCTCCCGCCCTGAAGTCGAATACGCGGATCCAGATAGGCCAGCGCAATGTCTGATATCAGAACGCCGATAACGGTTAGGAATGCGAGAAACATCAGGAACGACCCCGCCAGATACATATCCTGGCTCTGAAGCGCCTGGATCAGCATCGGTCCTGTTGTTTGCAGCGACAGCACGATCGCGGTGATTTCAGCCCCGGAGATGATGGCGGGCAGGATTGACCCGATGTCGGATATGAAAAAGTTGAGCGACATCCGCAGCGGATACTTGACCAGGGTGCGGAACGGGCTGAGGCCTTTGGCGCGCGCCGTGGTGACATATTGCTTCTCAAGTTCGTCGAGCAGATTGGCGCGCAGCCGCCGGATCATGCCGGCTGTTCCGGCGGTCGCGATGATCACCACCGGGATCCAGAGGTGCTCCATGATCGACTTGAACTTCTCCCACGACATCGGCTGGTTGAAGTATTCCTCATCCATCAAGCCGCCGATGGAGGTTCCAAACCACACATTGGCGAAATACATCATCACCAATGCCATCATGAAGTTTGGAATTGCCAGTCCGATCAGGCCAACAAGCGTCAAGCCGTAGTCACCCCAGCTGTACTGGTGCGTTGCCGAGTAGATGCCGATTGGAAAGGCGATCAGCCAAGTCACGACAATGGTGACGAAGGACACCAGAATTGTCAGCCAGAGACGATCGCCGACGACTTCATTGACCGGAAGCCGGTATTCGAACGAATACCCGAAATCACCGACCAGCATGCCGCTGACCCATTGCACGTAGCGCACCGGCAACGGCTGATCGAAGCCGTATCTGACCCGCAATTCCTCGATTTCGGCCATATCGGTGGCTTCGCCCAAGGCGCGAAGCTCGGCCACGTAGCTCTCAAAGTAGTCACCTGGCGGCAGTTCGATGATCGCAAACACCAGCAGCGATATAAACAGAAGCGTGGGGATCATGACCAGACAGCGCCATGCAATATATCTCAACATTGTCAGACGCTTTCATCAAACCAGAAGGTGTCGGGCATATAGACCCCGAAATAGCAGGTCGGCGCGAAGCCGTAGAGCGCTTCTGCGGGCACATTTCTCAATTGCGAGGAATGGACAATCGGCTGCAGGGCTGCGTTGACGATGCCGATCGAAAAGACATTCTCGGCACGGATTGCCAACATCTCATGCCAGATCTTCTCGCGTTGGGCCGTGTTGGTCGACCGTTCCCAGGCATTGAACAGATCAAGCAGACGTTGTGGCGCGGGCAAGTCGACCGGCAGGCCTTCCTTGCCCTGAGTGATATGGTTCATGCCCCACAGCGGCCATTGCATCTGGTCGTCTGCGGTGGGTGCCAGCCCTTCCGGCGACATGTCGACGGTCGGCACCCCATTGTCGAGACCCACCCAGACAGCCATTGTCGTTTCGCCTGCGATGGCCCGGCTTCTAAAGATATCGCGCTGTGAAACCCGGATAAAGGGCGCCAGGCCGATGGCGCGCCAATGGTCGGTCACAAGTTCGAGCACATCGGTTTCCAGCGTGCTTTCGCCAGCGGTTTCAATGACAATTTCTATCGGCCTGCCATCAGACAACAGCCGGATGCCGGAACTGTTGCGCTCGGAATATCCCGCCTGGTCCAGAAGCGCATTGGCTTCATCCGGGTCGTATTGCGCCCATGCCTCGGCATATTCCCGTTTGTAAAGCGGGCTTTCCTCCAGCACCGTGTCGGCGCTTTCCTTCGCCAGCCCGAAAAACGAAACCATGTTGATTTCGCGGCGGTTGATCGCAATCGACAATGCGCGTCGCACGTCGCGATTGCGCAGGAAGTCCCGCCAGGCCATGTCGGCGCAATTGAGATTGGGCAAGAGTGCAATGCGCGACCCCTGGACCCGTTTCCAAAGACTCACATTGACCGGATGCAGCTTTTCCGCCGACTTGAGGAATGTGTAGTCGGAAAAATCGAGGTT
The DNA window shown above is from Hoeflea phototrophica DFL-43 and carries:
- a CDS encoding ABC transporter permease, whose protein sequence is MSTSLPPSGAPLEHFVSTAPFDPHSFEAMTSEQEKVHRASQLRLMWWKFKRHRLALVSAIFLAVLYGMIVIAEFLAPYNLHTRNTEFIHAPPQGIHLFHEGEFVGPFTYGRTMSLDMENLRRVYTDDTSDIQRIRFFCSGDSYRFWGLVDGSFHLFCPAEDGELFLLGTDRLGRDMLSRILYGARISLTIGLLGIAFSFVLGIVIGGIAGYYGGKVDLVVQRVIEVLQSIPSIPLWLALAAIMPVTWSPILVYLGITIILGLLDWTGLARAVRSKLFALREEDYVLAAQLMGARARRIIGRHLVPGFMSHLIATATISIPGMILGETALSFLGLGLRPPITSWGILLTEARDVSAIAFYPWLLLPTVPVILVILAFNFMGDGMRDAADPYK
- a CDS encoding ABC transporter permease: MLRYIAWRCLVMIPTLLFISLLVFAIIELPPGDYFESYVAELRALGEATDMAEIEELRVRYGFDQPLPVRYVQWVSGMLVGDFGYSFEYRLPVNEVVGDRLWLTILVSFVTIVVTWLIAFPIGIYSATHQYSWGDYGLTLVGLIGLAIPNFMMALVMMYFANVWFGTSIGGLMDEEYFNQPMSWEKFKSIMEHLWIPVVIIATAGTAGMIRRLRANLLDELEKQYVTTARAKGLSPFRTLVKYPLRMSLNFFISDIGSILPAIISGAEITAIVLSLQTTGPMLIQALQSQDMYLAGSFLMFLAFLTVIGVLISDIALAYLDPRIRLQGGSTK
- a CDS encoding ABC transporter substrate-binding protein, whose product is MIKRRTVLCMLAAAATPAIAKAAPVEQDFFKDQVAKGTLPGVKDRLPLVPRIVKLKEKGRLPGTHGGTVRMLIGRQKDIRLMTINGYARLVGYDEKLNLQPDILESFEQIDDRIFTFHLRPGHRWSDGSPFTTEDFRYYWEDVLTNKKLRRRGLPRELLSDGKPPIFEVIDELTVRYTWGSPHPGFLQSLASAQALTLAVPSAYMKQFHVDYVGEEKVAEAIKKYRVETWPDLHTKLSRSYRPENPDLPTLDPWMNTTEPPAQQFVFDRNPYFHRVDENGLQLPYVDRYLLNVSSSDIISAKTGAGETDLQITNLDFSDYTFLKSAEKLHPVNVSLWKRVQGSRIALLPNLNCADMAWRDFLRNRDVRRALSIAINRREINMVSFFGLAKESADTVLEESPLYKREYAEAWAQYDPDEANALLDQAGYSERNSSGIRLLSDGRPIEIVIETAGESTLETDVLELVTDHWRAIGLAPFIRVSQRDIFRSRAIAGETTMAVWVGLDNGVPTVDMSPEGLAPTADDQMQWPLWGMNHITQGKEGLPVDLPAPQRLLDLFNAWERSTNTAQREKIWHEMLAIRAENVFSIGIVNAALQPIVHSSQLRNVPAEALYGFAPTCYFGVYMPDTFWFDESV